In Desulfosalsimonas propionicica, one DNA window encodes the following:
- the bioB gene encoding biotin synthase BioB — protein MKTPADTSNACSTADLTEKILSDPPAGISEDQALQLAGADGAAFMDLIWAADRVRRHFKGNEIFTCSIINAKSGKCSQDCAFCAQSGHHDTGVDTYPLMSEKEMITRALEMEDAQMTHFSMVTSGLFLSDQEIDTICRAAETIGSRTHLTLCGSLGMLTQKQAQLLRQSGIRNYHHNLETARSHFRQVCTTHEYDADIESIRAAANTGLAVCAGGIMGLGETRAQRIELAVTLREIGVEKIPLNFINPIAGTRMADQPLLSVAEALKTIALFRLINPEKDITICGGRHVTLGDFQSWIFAAGANGIMTGNYLTTTGRDIAQDVKMIHQWQQMQGQ, from the coding sequence ATGAAAACCCCGGCTGATACATCCAATGCCTGCAGCACGGCGGATCTGACAGAAAAAATCCTGTCCGATCCGCCCGCCGGGATCAGTGAAGACCAGGCGCTCCAACTGGCCGGGGCAGACGGGGCAGCGTTCATGGACCTGATTTGGGCGGCCGACCGGGTACGCAGGCATTTCAAGGGAAACGAGATTTTCACCTGCTCCATCATTAATGCCAAATCCGGCAAATGCTCCCAGGATTGTGCATTCTGCGCCCAGTCCGGTCACCATGACACCGGGGTGGACACCTATCCCCTGATGTCGGAAAAAGAAATGATAACGCGCGCCCTGGAAATGGAAGACGCGCAAATGACCCATTTCTCAATGGTCACCAGCGGGCTTTTTCTTTCAGACCAGGAAATTGACACCATCTGCCGGGCTGCGGAAACAATCGGCTCGCGCACGCATTTGACCCTGTGCGGATCCCTGGGAATGCTCACCCAAAAACAGGCGCAGCTGCTCAGGCAAAGCGGTATCCGCAACTATCACCACAACCTGGAAACCGCGCGCAGCCATTTCAGACAGGTCTGCACCACCCATGAATACGATGCAGACATTGAATCCATACGGGCTGCGGCAAACACCGGACTTGCCGTTTGTGCCGGGGGCATTATGGGCCTTGGCGAAACCCGGGCCCAAAGAATTGAGCTGGCCGTAACCCTCCGGGAAATCGGGGTTGAGAAAATCCCCTTAAACTTCATCAATCCCATTGCCGGGACCAGAATGGCTGACCAGCCCCTTTTGTCCGTGGCAGAAGCCCTGAAAACCATCGCCCTGTTCCGGCTGATCAATCCGGAAAAAGACATCACCATCTGCGGAGGCCGGCATGTCACCCTGGGCGATTTTCAGTCCTGGATATTTGCTGCCGGCGCCAACGGGATCATGACCGGCAATTACCTGACCACAACCGGACGAGATATTGCACAGGACGTAAAAATGATTCATCAATGGCAGCAAATGCAAGGGCAATAG
- a CDS encoding acyl-CoA dehydrogenase family protein, giving the protein MHFELDKSHKEIQKAVREFVRAQFDREMIIESLKTGDLPAGVRKKAAQLGFSGIHIPDEYDGGGMGLFEYVLAAEQMCRKDASAGMALMLSGFGAECLFDPGRKNLAEKYLPPVAGGKMRAGAALFEPGAGADISGTQTTAAASGDHWIINGNKAYVPNGTRAGFYVVLCATREDADPSDSAINTGDRQSLIIVDADTPGVTAESAGPTLGAGMVDFAHVGFQNAAVSVKNIIGSPGQGLGRSLSFLNQARIQAAAMALGTGQGAFDRALDYTRQRSQFGKKLAQFQVTRHKLADMAAGLESARLSVYQAAKAFDEGTCDAKTAAAAKLTAANAAMTAADEAVQLLGGYGYMTEYEVEHFYRDAKTLEIFLGSPAVLKDVIAGGLIGKLR; this is encoded by the coding sequence ATGCACTTTGAACTCGACAAATCACACAAGGAAATCCAGAAGGCGGTCCGGGAATTTGTCCGGGCACAGTTTGACAGGGAAATGATCATTGAATCCCTGAAAACCGGCGATCTGCCCGCCGGTGTACGGAAAAAGGCCGCACAGCTCGGGTTTTCCGGTATTCACATCCCTGATGAATATGACGGGGGCGGCATGGGTCTTTTCGAGTACGTGCTGGCTGCAGAGCAGATGTGCAGAAAAGATGCCTCTGCAGGCATGGCCCTGATGCTGTCGGGTTTTGGCGCAGAATGCCTGTTTGATCCTGGCCGGAAAAATCTGGCGGAAAAATACCTGCCTCCCGTGGCCGGCGGAAAGATGCGCGCTGGTGCAGCCCTGTTTGAACCGGGGGCAGGCGCGGATATCTCCGGCACACAGACAACCGCCGCTGCCAGCGGAGATCACTGGATTATCAACGGCAACAAGGCATACGTGCCAAACGGAACAAGAGCCGGGTTTTACGTGGTCCTGTGCGCCACCCGCGAAGATGCAGACCCGTCAGACAGCGCCATTAACACCGGCGACCGACAATCCCTGATCATCGTGGATGCTGATACCCCGGGCGTCACCGCGGAATCGGCCGGCCCGACCCTTGGCGCGGGCATGGTGGATTTCGCCCATGTTGGTTTTCAAAACGCAGCCGTTTCCGTAAAAAACATAATCGGCAGCCCCGGCCAGGGCCTGGGCCGGAGTCTGTCGTTTTTGAATCAGGCCCGGATCCAGGCTGCTGCCATGGCCCTGGGCACCGGTCAGGGCGCCTTTGACCGGGCCCTGGATTACACGCGCCAGCGCAGTCAGTTCGGCAAAAAACTGGCCCAATTCCAGGTGACCCGGCACAAGCTGGCAGACATGGCCGCCGGCCTGGAATCGGCCCGATTAAGCGTCTATCAGGCGGCCAAAGCCTTTGATGAAGGCACCTGCGATGCCAAAACCGCGGCGGCAGCCAAGCTAACGGCCGCCAATGCCGCCATGACCGCTGCCGATGAGGCCGTACAATTGCTCGGGGGATACGGATACATGACCGAATACGAAGTGGAGCATTTCTACCGGGACGCCAAAACCCTGGAAATCTTTCTGGGCAGCCCCGCAGTGCTAAAAGACGTGATTGCCGGCGGGCTTATCGGCAAACTCAGGTAA
- a CDS encoding DUF6485 family protein: MECKQEQNLSGCNCTYEPCQRKGICCECIAYHLKSRQLPACCFPAEAEATYDRSFAHFAKLVQAGKI, encoded by the coding sequence ATGGAATGCAAACAGGAACAAAACCTTTCCGGCTGCAACTGCACATATGAACCCTGCCAGCGCAAGGGAATCTGCTGTGAATGCATCGCATATCATCTCAAAAGCCGCCAGCTGCCGGCCTGCTGTTTTCCGGCAGAGGCCGAGGCCACCTATGACCGCTCCTTTGCCCATTTTGCCAAACTGGTCCAGGCGGGCAAAATATGA
- a CDS encoding B12-binding domain-containing radical SAM protein: MATHQNILLVYPEVPSNTYWSYKHALGFIKKKSAMPPLGLLTIAALFPADRELKLVDLNVGPLDDNLLQWADAVFVSAMIVQKQSMEQVVARCNQIGKTVVIGGPYATNSWQEISGADHILRGEVDETLCDFLAELDSGTAAAVYDMPPHPDISRLPAPRFDLLDIGAYGSMSIQYSRGCPFHCEFCDIWTVYGNKPRLKDAQSLTAELDALYSMGWEGAVFLVDDNFIGNKRRVKKELLPALIQWQQDRDYPFHFYTEASINLADDPDLMTGMREAGFNSVFIGIETPDPQSLAETGKTQNLKSDMEAAVRTIQQNGLEVLAGFILGFDNDTPAIFDQQIRFIQENAIPQAMIGLLNALPGTRLYQRLEAEGRILSQSAGNNTHSMQANFKTVMDPQTLRQGYRKILKHLYGFRLKNYFARCSHLLDRIEQRQYYQRKVRAADLKIFFRSLCRQPFTAYGFHYIKFLVRNAFKNRDLFAEAVTYSIYGHHYHTITRQTLKKEKIADVLDKKYRKFTKKVNHCSTAVQNSSEDQLNALKKLWNTRMRYLKQMQHKINKLNTDYQDELRRRYLELSAQMRDMLASLEIRTLSSPDPGDRRR; encoded by the coding sequence ATGGCCACTCATCAAAACATCCTGCTGGTTTATCCGGAAGTGCCCTCCAACACCTATTGGAGCTATAAACACGCCCTTGGCTTTATCAAGAAAAAAAGCGCCATGCCGCCTTTGGGCCTTTTGACCATCGCCGCGCTGTTTCCGGCAGACCGGGAGCTGAAACTGGTGGATTTAAATGTCGGCCCCCTGGACGACAACCTGCTGCAATGGGCGGATGCGGTGTTTGTCTCTGCCATGATCGTGCAGAAACAATCCATGGAGCAAGTGGTGGCGCGGTGCAACCAGATTGGCAAAACCGTGGTTATCGGAGGCCCCTATGCCACCAACTCCTGGCAGGAAATCAGCGGGGCAGACCATATCCTTCGCGGCGAAGTCGATGAAACCCTGTGCGACTTTCTGGCTGAACTCGACTCCGGAACAGCCGCGGCTGTTTATGACATGCCCCCGCATCCGGATATCTCCCGGCTGCCGGCGCCCCGGTTTGACCTGCTCGATATTGGCGCTTATGGCTCCATGTCCATCCAGTATTCCCGGGGATGTCCCTTTCACTGTGAATTTTGCGACATCTGGACCGTCTATGGCAACAAACCCCGGCTCAAAGACGCCCAAAGCCTGACCGCAGAACTCGATGCGCTGTATTCCATGGGATGGGAAGGGGCCGTGTTTCTGGTGGATGACAACTTTATCGGCAACAAGCGCCGGGTCAAAAAGGAACTGCTGCCGGCCCTGATCCAATGGCAGCAGGACCGGGACTATCCCTTTCATTTCTATACCGAGGCCAGCATCAACCTCGCCGATGACCCTGACCTGATGACCGGCATGCGAGAAGCCGGGTTTAACTCCGTGTTTATCGGCATTGAAACCCCGGATCCGCAATCCCTGGCTGAAACCGGAAAGACCCAGAACCTCAAATCCGACATGGAAGCCGCGGTACGCACCATTCAGCAAAACGGCCTGGAGGTGCTGGCCGGATTTATCCTTGGATTTGACAATGACACGCCGGCCATCTTTGATCAGCAGATCCGGTTTATCCAGGAAAATGCCATCCCCCAGGCCATGATCGGGCTGTTAAACGCCCTTCCGGGAACGCGCCTGTATCAGCGCCTGGAAGCCGAGGGCCGGATTTTATCCCAGTCAGCCGGCAACAACACCCACAGTATGCAGGCCAATTTTAAAACCGTGATGGATCCCCAGACCCTGCGCCAGGGCTACAGGAAAATTTTAAAGCATCTTTACGGCTTCCGGCTGAAAAACTATTTTGCCCGATGCAGCCACCTGCTCGACCGCATCGAGCAAAGGCAGTATTACCAGCGCAAGGTGCGGGCCGCGGACCTCAAAATTTTTTTCCGCTCCCTTTGCCGGCAGCCCTTTACGGCTTACGGGTTTCACTACATCAAATTTCTGGTGCGAAATGCGTTTAAAAACCGGGACCTGTTTGCAGAGGCCGTCACCTATTCCATCTACGGGCACCACTACCACACCATTACCCGCCAAACCCTGAAAAAGGAAAAAATTGCGGATGTGCTGGACAAAAAATACCGCAAATTCACCAAAAAGGTGAATCACTGCTCCACGGCCGTGCAAAACAGCTCGGAAGACCAGCTAAACGCCCTGAAAAAACTCTGGAACACCCGCATGCGGTATCTCAAGCAGATGCAGCACAAGATCAACAAGCTCAACACAGATTACCAGGACGAACTGCGGCGGAGGTATCTGGAACTATCGGCCCAAATGCGCGACATGCTGGCCAGCCTTGAAATCCGAACATTGTCATCCCCGGATCCCGGCGACAGGCGCCGGTAA